The following coding sequences lie in one Panicum virgatum strain AP13 chromosome 6N, P.virgatum_v5, whole genome shotgun sequence genomic window:
- the LOC120678659 gene encoding monocopper oxidase-like protein SKU5 — protein MRMNSWQDGVSGTNCPIPPGWNWTYEFQLKDQIGSFFYFPSLGLQRTAGGYGPITVNNRATVPVPFGQPDGDITLFIGDWYTKSHIELRNMLDDGRDLGVPDAILINGRAPYRYDTALVPDGLQYEIVGVEPGKTYRFRVHNVGISTSLNFRIQNHNMLLVEAEGTYTNQQNYTNLDIHVGQSYSFLVTMDQNASTDYYIVASPRFISNPQWSQVTGVAILQYSNSKGKASGPLPDAPNDYYDKYYSINQARSIRMNTSAGAARPNPQGSFHYGSINITQTFVLKNEAPLRINGKHRRTINRISYSPPETPLRLADLHNLTGVYTTDFPAMPSNVPAKIASSALNASYKGFLEIIFQNNDSDVQAYHLDGYSFFVVGMDYGEWTPDRRNEYNRWDAISRCTTQVFPGGWTAVLVSLDNVGIWNLRAEKLDNWYRGQEVYVKVPDPLGYNITEMVMPDNVLYCGLLKDRQKPQVHESNSKSSAQAEAGCRNRFLATVMLVGAVVIFS, from the exons ATGAGGATGAACTCGTGGCAGGATGGCGTTTCCGGAACCAACTGCCCGATCCCTCCTGGATGGAACTGGACCTACGAGTTCCAGCTCAAGGACCAGATCGGCAGTTTCTTCTACTTCCCGTCGCTCGGCCTCCAGCGAACTGCCGGCGGGTACGGCCCCATCACCGTCAACAACCGTGCCACTGTGCCGGTCCCCTTCGGCCAGCCCGACGGCGACATCACCCTGTTCATTGGGGATTGGTACACCAAGAGCCACATT GAATTGAGGAACATGCTAGATGATGGCAGGGATCTAGGGGTACCAGATGCAATTCTGATCAATGGAAGGGCACCATACAGATATGACACTGCACTGGTTCCTGATGGCCTTCAGTATGAAATTGTTGGAGTTGAGCCAG GGAAAACGTATCGCTTCCGTGTCCACAATGTTGGCATCTCAACTAGCCTCAACTTCAGGATCCAGAATCACAACATGCTTCTGGTAGAGGCTGAAGGAACCTACACCAATCAGCAGAACTACACCAACCTCGACATACATGTGGGACAGTCGTACTCTTTCTTGGTGACCATGGACCAAAATGCAAGCACTGACTACTACATTGTAGCGAGCCCAAGGTTCATAAGCAATCCTCAATGGAGTCAGGTCACTGGTGTAGCCATCCTGCAGTACTCAAACtccaaaggcaaagcttctggGCCTCTCCCTGATGCTCCAAATGATTACTATGACAAGTACTACTCCATCAACCAGGCAAGGTCCATCAG AATGAACACGAGTGCTGGTGCTGCCCGTCCAAATCCGCAGGGATCGTTCCATTATGGTTCGATCAACATCACTCAGACATTTGTTCTCAAGAACGAGGCGCCCTTGCGCATCAATGGAAAGCATCGGAGGACGATCAACAGGATCTCATACTCTCCTCCTGAGACACCACTGAGGCTTGCTGACCTCCACAACCTTACTGGAGTTTACACAACTGATTTCCCTGCAATGCCAAGCAACGTGCCAGCAAAGATAGCTTCATCTGCACTGAACGCATCCTACAAGGGCTTCCTTGAGATCATCTTCCAGAACAATGACAGTGACGTTCAGGCCTACCATCTGGATGGTTACTCATTCTTTGTTGTAGG GATGGATTACGGCGAGTGGACACCAGACAGGAGGAATGAGTACAACAGGTGGGACGCCATATCTCGCTGCACGACTCAG GTCTTCCCTGGAGGCTGGACTGCGGTCCTAGTCTCACTTGACAATGTTGGTATCTGGAATCTGCGTGCGGAGAAGCTGGATAACTGGTACAGAGGGCAGGAGGTCTATGTGAAGGTTCCTGATCCGCTGGGCTACAACATCACTGAAATGGTCATGCCGGATAATGTCCTGTACTGTGGTCTCCTGAAGGACAGGCAAAA GCCACAGGTTCATGAGTCAAACAGCAAGTCATCGGCGCAAGCTGAAGCTGGATGCAGAAACAGGTTCCTTGCAACTGTGATGCTGGTTGGCGCAGTGGTGATCTTCAGTTGA